A portion of the Gadus macrocephalus chromosome 10, ASM3116895v1 genome contains these proteins:
- the med12 gene encoding mediator of RNA polymerase II transcription subunit 12 isoform X2, which yields MMAAFGILSYEHRPLKRPRLGPPDVYPQDPKQKEDELTALNVKQGFNNQPAVSGDEHGSAKNVNFNPAKISSNFSSIMAEKLRYNTFPDTGKRKPQVNQKDNFWLVTARSQSSINNWFTDLAGTKPLTLLAKKVPIFSKKEEVFGYLAKYSVPVMRSAWMIKMTCAYHAAITETKVKKRHVTDPCIEWTQIITKYLWEQLQKVAEFYRQFPSQGCASPQPATPAEVETAMKQWEYNEKLAMFMFQDGMLDRHEFLTWVLECFEKVRPGEDELLRLLLPLLLQYSGEFVQSAYLSRRLAYFCTRRLNLLLSDGSLGPGTGGHQSHGILAQPGNALPPTPTSQPAGGNQTQTPFTDFYICPQHRPLVFGLSCMLQSIVLCCPSALVWHYSLTDSRNKTGSPLDLLPISPSNLPMPGSNTAFTQQVRAKVREIEEQIKERGQAVEFRWSFDKCQETTAGFTIGRVLHTLEVLDNHSFEKSDFSNSLDSLYNRIFGSGQSKEGHEMSPDDDAVVTLLCEWAVCCKRSGRHRAMVVAKLLEKRQAEIEAERCGESEVVDEKGSVSSGSLSAATLPVFQDVLLQFLDTQAPTLTEPANESERVEFSNLVLLFCEQIRHDVFSHNIYMCTLISRGDLASDAHLPRPRSPGDDPGDESERKEQDAAAGIKMEDTGLSESMEVDQNSSANFDEMFSPRMHCESKGSPSPEKPVPDQDSKAGVKDKGMDPAFPQVYEQPRHIQYATHFPIPQEESASHECNQRLVVLYGVGKQRDEARHAIKKITKDILKVLNRKSTAETGGEEGQKRKRSKPEAFPTAEDIFSKFQHLSHFDQHQVTSQVSRNVMEQITSFALGMSYHLPLVQHIQFIFDLMEYSLNISGLIDFAIQLLNELSLVEAELLLKSSTLVGSYTTGLCLCIVAVLRRYHSCLILNPEQTAQVFDGLRIVVKSGVNPADCSSAERCILAYLYDLYTSCSHLKSKFGEIFSEFCSKVKNSIYCNIDPSDSNMLWDPVFMMEAISNPSAHNFNHSMVGKLLNDSPPNRYSFVCNVLMDVCVDHRDPERVNDIGILCAELTAYCRSLSAEWLGILKALCCSSNNGNCGFNDLLCNVDVSDLSFHDSLATFVAILIARQCLLLEDLVRCVAIPSLLNAACSEQDSEPGARLTCRILLHLFKTPQRNPVPQDGAKSEKSPVGIRSSCDRHLLAASQNSIVVGAVFAVLKAVFMLGDAELRGSGLSHPAGHDDLSGGRSVSIETASLDVYAKYVLKSICQQEWVGERCLKSLSEDSSALQDPVLVNIQAQRLLQLICYPHRQLDSDDGDNPQRQRITRILQNMDQWTMRQSSLELQLMIKQSTNSELHSLLENIAKATIEVFQKSAEMNSMYPSGSGDGNPSSDNNSSNSKMKPILSSSERSGVWLVAPLIAKLHTSVQGHVLKAAGDELEKGQHLGSSSRKERDRQKQKSMSLLSQQPFLSLVLTCLKGQDEQREGLLTSLYSQVQQIVTNWREDQYQDDCKAKQMMHEALKLRLNLVGGMFDTVQRSTQQTTEWAVLLLDIISSGTVDMQSNNELFTTVLDMLSVLINGTLAADMSSISQGSMEENKRAYMNLVKKLRKELGDRQSESLEKVRQLLPLPKQTRDVITCEPQGSLIDTKGNKIAGFEKEGLQVSTKQKISPWDVFEGLKHSAPLSWGWFGTVRVDRKVSRLEEQQRFLLYHTHLKPKPRSYYLEPLPLPPEEEEPPTPLSQEPEKKMAEAAKPEKNVASTPSDSSKKKTNKKKKTQATKTEDFVSRTPSGGPYVPGMQPDLMMSQQNPYARIGYGQQPIGIYAQNQPLPPGGPGLESPYRPNRNTQMNKMMPARPTYPGMMPSIPGGMMMGMDKQYPMGYKPQPAMPQGQILRQQLQVRLNQSIMGQQMRQMTPNQPYTPMQPAQNINQGYTSYASHMGLQQHPSQAGGGGGGGGGGGGGIVPTAYGNQNFQGSHPGANPAAVDPLRQMQQRPSGYVHQQAPGYNMQNTQRFPHQALQQQAPIMHGLGHMPAQGVHPGMRPNQILAEQQQQQQQQQQQQQQQQQQQQQQQQQQQQQQQQQQQQFLRQQAALRVCQQQQQQQQQQQQQQQQQQQQQQVQQQQQQQQQQQQVQQQQVQQQQVQQQQQQQQQVPPQQQQQVPPQQQVQQVQQVQQVQQQQQQQQQQQQQQQVATSQTPTQAQSQALGMQPLPPQQTMFPRQGMQQTQQQQQTAALVRQLQQQLSNTQPGQNTNSYY from the exons GATGAATTGACTGCATTAAACGTAAAACAAGGATTTAATAATCAACCAGCGGTGTCCGGAGATGAACATGGCAGCGCAAAAAATGTCAACTTTAATCCCGCCAAG ATCAGCTCAAACTTCAGCAGCATTATGGCTGAGAAGCTTCGCTACAACACATTCCCAGACACAGGGAAGCGCAAGCCGCAGGTCAACCAGAAGGATAACTTCTGGCTGGTCACTGCCAGGTCCCAGAGCTCCATTAACAACTGGTTCACAGACCTGGCTGGGACCAAGCCCCTCACGCTGCTGGCCAAAAAG GTTCCAATTTTTAGCAAAAAGGAAGAGGTATTTGGATACCTTGCCAAATATTCGGTTCCTGTGATGCGCTCAGCATGGATGATCAAAATGACCTGCGCATACCATGCTGCCATTACAGAGACTAAGGTCAAGAAAAGACATGTGACTGATCCCTGTATAG AATGGACCCAGATCATCACCAAATACCTGTGGGAGCAGCTTCAGAAGGTGGCTGAGTTCTACAGACAGTTCCCCAGCCAGGGCTGTGCCTCCCCACAGCCTGCCACACCCGCGGAGGTGGAGACAGCCATGAAGCAATGGGAGTACAACGAGAAGCTAGCCATGTTCATGTTTCAG GACGGCATGCTGGACCGACACGAGTTCCTCACCTGGGTGCTGGAGTGTTTTGAGAAGGTTCGACCTGGAGAAGATGAACTTCTTAGACTATTGCTGCCTCTCCTATTGCAG taCTCGGGGGAGTTCGTGCAGTCGGCCTACCTGTCCCGGAGGCTGGCGTACTTCTGCACCCGCCGGCTGAACCTCCTGCTGAGCGACGGCAGCCTGGGGCCGGGCACGGGCGGCCACCAGTCCCACGGCATCCTGGCCCAGCCGGGGAACGCCCTGCCCCCCACGCCCACCTCCCAGCCCGCGGGGGGcaaccagacccagacccccttCACAGACTTCTACATCTGCCCACAGCACCGACCCCTGGTGTTTGGGCTCAGCTGCATGCTGCAG agCATCGTGCTGTGTTGTCCCAGTGCGCTGGTGTGGCACTACTCCCTAACGGACAGCAGGAACAAAACGGGCTCGCCTCTCGACCtgctccccatctccccctccaacCTGCCCATGCCGGGCTCCAACACTGCCTTCACCCAGCAG GTCCGTGCAAAGGTACGAGAAATCGAGGAGCAAATCAAGGAGCGAGGCCAGGCGGTAGAGTTCAGGTGGTCCTTCGACAAATGCCAGGAGACGACCGCAG GCTTCACCATCGGTAGGGTTCTCCACACTCTGGAAGTTCTGGATAACCACAGCTTTGAGAAGTCGGACTTCAGCAACTCGCTAGACTCCCTCTACAACAGGATCTtcggctcgggtcagagcaaagaagGCCACGAG atgtCGCCCGATGACGACGCGGTGGTCACGCTGCTGTGTGAGTGGGCCGTGTGCTGCAAGCGGTCGGGCCGGCACAGAGCCATGGTGGTGGCCAAGCTGCTGGAGAAGAGGCAGGCCGAGATCGAGGCGGAG CGGTGCGGGGAGTCGGAGGTGGTGGACGAGAAGGGCTCGGTGTCGTCGGGCTCCCTGTCGGCCGCCACGCTGCCCGTCTTCCAGGACGTCCTGCTGCAGTTCCTGGACAcccaggcccccaccctga CCGAACCGGCCAATGAGAGTGAGCGGGTGGAGTTCTCCAACCTGGTGCTGCTCTTCTGCGAGCAGATCCGGCACGACGTCTTCTCCCACAACATTTACATGTGCACGCTCATCTCCCGCGGCGACCTGGCCTCAGACGCCCACCTGCCCCGCCCGCGGTCCCCCGGCGACGACCCCGGCGACGAGTCGGAGCGCAAGGagcaggacgccgccgccggcatCAAGATGGAG GATACCGGACTGTCGGAGTCGATGGAGGTCGATCAAAACTCCAGCGCTAATTTTGACGAG ATGTTCTCTCCCAGGATGCACTGCGAGTCCAAGGGGAGCCCGTCCCCCGAGAAGCCCGTCCCGGATCAGGACAGCAAGGCCGGGGTGAAGGACAAGGGCATGGACCCGGCCTTCCCCCAGGTGTACGAACAGCCCCGGCACATCCAGTACGCCACCCACTTCCCCATTCCCCAG GAGGAGAGCGCCAGCCACGAGTGCAACCAGCGCCTGGTGGTGCTGTACGGCGTGGGCAAGCAGCGCGACGAGGCGCGCCACGCCATCAAGAAGATCACCAAGGACATCCTGAAGGTGCTCAACCGCAAGAGCACGGCAGAGACGG gaggggaggagggacagaagaggaagaggagcaagcCAGAGGCCTTCCCCACGGCCGAAGACATTTTCTCCAAATTCCAGCACCTTTCCCACTTTGACCAGCACCAGGTCACCTCTCAG GTGTCCAGGAATGTGATGGAACAGATTACCAGCTTTGCCTTAGGGATGTCTTATCATCTGCCCCTGGTGCAACACATACAGTTCATCTTCGACCTCATGGAATACTCCCTCAACATCAGCGGCCTCATAGACTTTGCCATTCAG CTCCTGAACGAGCTCAGCCTGGTGGAGGCCGAGCTGCTGCTGAAGTCCTCCACCCTGGTGGGGAGCTACACCACCGGGCTGTGTCTGTGCATCGTGGCCGTGCTGCGGAGGTACCACTCCTGCCTCATCCTCAACCCGGAGCAGACGGCACAGGTCTTTGACGG GCTGCGCATCGTGGTGAAGTCCGGCGTGAACCCCGCCGACTGCTCTTCGGCCGAGCGCTGCATCCTGGCCTACCTGTACGACCTGTACACCTCCTGCAGCCACCTCAAGAGCAAGTTCGGAGAGATCTTCAG CGAGTTCTGTTCCAAGGTGAAGAACTCCATCTACTGCAACATCGACCCGTCGGACTCCAACATGCTGTGGGACCCGGTGTTCATGATGGAGGCCATCTCCAACCCCTCGGCCCACAACTTCAACCACTCGATGGTGGGCAAGCTGCTCAACGACAGCCCGCCAAACCGCTACAGCTTCGTGTGCAACGTGCTCATGGACGTCTGCGTGGACCACCGGGACCCCGAGAG GGTGAACGACATCGGGATCCTGTGTGCGGAGCTGACGGCGTACTGTCGTTCTCTCAGTGCCGAGTGGCTGGGCATTCTCAAGGCCCTGTGCTGCTCCTCCAACAACGGCAACTGTGGCTTCAACGACCTGCTGTGTAACgtagat GTCAGCGACCTGTCGTTCCACGACTCCCTGGCCACCTTCGTGGCCATCCTGATCGCCAGACAGTGTCTGCTGCTGGAGGACTTGGTGCGCTGTGTGgccatcccctccctcctcaacgcag CTTGCAGTGAGCAGGACTCTGAGCCGGGAGCCAGGCTCACCTGCCGCATCCTGCTACACCTCTTCAAGACCCCCCAGCGTAACCCTGTTCCTCAAGACGGGGCCAAGTCAG AAAAATCCCCGGTTGGTATCCGGTCGTCCTGCGATCGCCATCTGCTCGCCGCGTCCCAGAACAGCATAGTGGTGGGCGCAGTGTTCGCCGTCCTCAAGGCTGTCTTTATGTTGG GCGACGCAGAGCTCCGAGGCTCGGGCCTCTCGCATCCCGCCGGCCACGACGACCTATCGGGAGGCCGCAGCGTCTCCATAGAAACGGCCAGTCTGGATGTGTACGCAAAGTATGTGCTGAAGAGCATCTGCCAGCAG GAGTGGGTGGGGGAGCGCTGCCTGAAGTCCCTGTCGGAGGACAGCAGCGCCCTGCAGGACCCGGTGCTGGTCAACATCCAGGCCCAGCGGCTGCTGCAGCTCATCTGCTACCCCCACCGCCAGCTGGACAGCGACGACGGGGACAACCCCCAGCGGCAGCGCATCACGCGCATCCTGCAG AACATGGACCAGTGGACCATGAGGCAGTCGTCCCTGGAGCTGCAGCTGATGATCAAACAGAGCACCAACAGC GAGCTCCACTCTCTGCTGGAGAACATCGCCAAGGCCACCATCGAGGTGTTCCAGAAGTCTGCGGAGATGAACTCCATGTACCCCTCGGGGAGCGGCGACGGCAACCCCTCCTctgacaacaacagcagcaacagcaagaTGAAGCCCATCCTCAG CTCCTCGGAGCGGTCGGGGGTGTGGTTGGTGGCCCCCCTCATAGCCAAGCTGCACACCTCGGTGCAGGGCCACGTGCTGAAGGCGGCCGGGGACGAGCTGGAGAAGGGCCAGCATCTGGGCTCCTCCTCGCGCAAGGAGAGGGACCGGCAGAAACAGAAGAG CATGTCCCTGCTGAGTCAGCAGCCCTTCCTCTCCCTGGTGCTCACCTGTCTGAAGGGCCAGGACGAGCAGAGGGAGGGCCTGCTCACCTCGCTCTACAGCCAGGTGCAGCAGATCGTCACCAACTGGCGGGAGGACCAGTACCAGGACGACTGCAAGGCCAAGCAGATGATGCACGAGGCCCTGAAGCTGAGGCTCAACCTG GTGGGCGGGATGTTCGACACGGTGCAGCGCAGCACGCAGCAGACCACCGAGTGGGCGGTGCTCCTCCTGGACATCATCAGCAGCGGCACGGTGGACATGCAGTCCAACAA CGAGCTGTTCACCACGGTGCTGGACATGCTCAGCGTGCTCATCAACGGCACGCTGGCGGCGGACATGTCCAGCATCTCCCAgggcagcatggaggagaacaAGAGGGCCTACATGAACCTGGTGAAGAAGCtccgg AAAGAGCTGGGCGACAGGCAGTCGGAGAGTCTGGAGAAGGTCCGCCAGCTGCTCCCTCTCCCCAAGCAGACCAGGGACGTCATCACCTGCGAGCCCCAGGGCTCGCTCATAGACACCAAGGGCAACAAGATCGCCGGCTTCGAGAAGGAG GGCCTCCAAGTGTCCACCAAGCAGAAGATCTCCCCGTGGGACGTGTTCGAGGGCCTGAAGCACTCGGCGCCCCTCTCCTGGGGCTGGTTCGGCACGGTGCGCGTGGACCGCAAGGTCTCCcggctggaggagcagcagcgctTCCTGCTCTACCACACCCACCTGAAGCCCAAGCCCCGCAGCTACTACCTGGAGCCGCTGCCGCTgcccccggaggaggaggagccccccACGCCCCTCTCCCAGGAGCCCGAGAAGAAGATGGCGGAGGCGGCCAAGCCGGAGAAGAACGTGGCCAGCACGCCATCGGACTCCAGCAAGAAGAAGaccaacaagaagaagaagacgcaGGCCACCAAGaccgag GACTTTGTGAGCCGCACGCCCAGCGGCGGGCCCTACGTGCCGGGCATGCAGCCTGACCTGATGATGAGCCAGCAGAACCCCTACGCCAGGATTGGCTACGGGCAGCAGCCTATCGGCATCTACGCCCAGAACCAGCCTCTCCCACCAG GGGGTCCCGGGTTGGAGTCGCCATACCGCCCGAACCGCAACACCCAGATGAACAAGATGATGCCGGCGCGGCCCACCTACCCAGGCATGATGCCCAGCATCCCGGGCGGCATGATGATGGGCATGGACAAGCAGTACCCCATgggctacaagccccagcccgCCATGCCCCAGGGCCAGATCCTGAGACAGCAGCTACAGGTCAGACTG AACCAGAGCATAATGGGCCAGCAGATGAGACAGATGACACCCAACCAGCCTTACACGCCCATGCAGCCCGCCCAG AACATCAACCAGGGCTACACCTCGTACGCCTCCCACATGGGCCTTCAGCAGCACCCCTCCCAggccggcggcggtggcggtggcggtggcggcggcggcggcggcatcgTGCCCACCGCCTACGGGAACCAGAACTTCCAGGGCTCGCACCCCGGCGCCAACCCGGCGGCCGTGGACCCCCTGCGGCAGATGCAGCAGCGGCCCAGTGGCTATGTGCACCAGCAGGCGCCGGGCTACAACATGCAGAACACGCAGAG GTTCCCCCACCAGGCGTTGCAGCAGCAGGCTCCCATCATGCACGGCCTGGGTCACATGCCGGCCCAGGGTGTCCACCCCGGCATGAGGCCCAATCAGATActggcagagcagcagcagcagcaacagcagcagcagcagcaacaacaacagcaacagcaacagcagcagcagcagcagcagcagcaacagcagcagcaacaacaacaacagcaacagttCCTCAGACAGCAGGCCGCCCTCAGAGTATGT cagcaacaacaacagcaacaacaacaacaacaacaacaacaacaacaacagcagcagcaacaacaggtccagcagcaacaacaacaacaacaacagcagcagcaggtccagcagcagcaggtccagcagcagcaggtccagcagcagcagcagcagcagcaacaggtcccgccgcagcagcagcaacaggtcCCGCCGCAACAGCAGGTCCAGCAGGTCCAGCAGGTCCAGcaagtccagcagcagcagcagcagcagcagcagcagcagcagcaacaacaggtAGCAACATCCCAGACCCCTACCCAAGCACAGAGCCAGGCGCTGGGCATGCAACCCCTGCCCCCACAGCAAACCATG TTCCCGAGGCAGGGCATGCAgcagacccagcagcagcagcagactgcAGCTCTGGTccggcagctgcagcagcagctctccA ataCACAACCAGGCCAGAATACCAACTCATATTACTGA